Proteins co-encoded in one Candidatus Flexicrinis proximus genomic window:
- a CDS encoding GNAT family N-acetyltransferase, whose protein sequence is MTDPAHRRQGIGSLLLLEAALAYATEHGCTVMPVEIRDDSPESLSFARKRGLPSAITSLTRYWTSDTFDAAAFADTLARAEAGGIRFFTLADTGKTEAALRRLYDLNRQAVLDEPGSTGGFLI, encoded by the coding sequence GTGACCGATCCGGCGCACCGTAGACAGGGGATCGGGTCGCTGTTGTTGTTGGAGGCGGCACTGGCATACGCGACAGAACACGGATGTACGGTGATGCCGGTCGAAATCCGCGACGACAGCCCGGAGTCGCTGTCCTTTGCACGGAAGCGCGGATTACCGTCAGCCATCACGTCTTTGACTCGATACTGGACCTCCGATACGTTTGACGCGGCCGCCTTCGCGGATACGCTGGCACGCGCCGAAGCCGGCGGCATCCGTTTCTTCACGCTGGCGGACACCGGCAAGACCGAAGCGGCGCTGCGCCGGCTCTACGACCTCAACCGGCAAGCCGTGCTGGACGAGCCGGGGTCGACAGGCGGGTTCCTGATTTAG